One genomic window of Nitrospiraceae bacterium includes the following:
- a CDS encoding secondary thiamine-phosphate synthase enzyme YjbQ yields the protein MAVKTISLRINMHGDTQIENITKTVGEAVAGTKLSSGIVTVFVRHTTASVMIIEDEPGIRADTKTFWDRAIPADPHWQHNTRNAGEDNGHSHLRGQLQGPSITIPFTGGAPLLGTWQQIVIIDFDTRSRTRDLVIQVIGEL from the coding sequence ATGGCGGTGAAAACCATTTCGCTACGCATCAACATGCATGGCGACACCCAGATTGAAAATATCACCAAAACGGTCGGAGAGGCCGTGGCTGGCACGAAACTGTCCTCGGGGATTGTGACGGTCTTTGTCAGGCATACCACTGCATCGGTCATGATTATCGAGGATGAACCAGGCATCCGTGCCGATACCAAAACGTTTTGGGATCGGGCCATACCCGCAGATCCTCATTGGCAACACAACACGAGGAATGCCGGTGAAGACAACGGCCACAGTCATTTGCGCGGGCAATTGCAAGGTCCGTCGATCACGATTCCGTTTACCGGCGGGGCACCACTGCTTGGCACATGGCAACAGATCGTCATCATCGATTTCGATACACGTTCCCGAACACGAGATCTCGTTATTCAGGTGATCGGCGAATTATGA
- a CDS encoding trypsin-like peptidase domain-containing protein yields MCARVGLSLLLWSSVPTGSVVVTELGKPLGSAYDGPEARPRPVTPAPAELSPDERSTMAVFERATKSVVFIANTAVRRDPWSFDLFEVPQGSGSGFIWTKQGHLVTNFHVVYGATSITVTLADRTEQKAKIVGVDPDHDLAVLQIQAAEESLSPVAIGTSHDLRVGQKVLAIGNPFGLDHTLTTGVVSALGRTIKSLSNRTIEGVIQTDAAINPGNSGGPLLDSAGRLIGVNTQIVSPSGAFAGIGFAVPVDTVNRIVPELIKYGKLIRPGLGVSLVPDAIARRWGIKGVVIGKVVRGSAAERAGLRGARETVTGRVELGDIIVGVDGKPIETIEDMLDLLEQRKVGDQVTVEIVRANRRQHMSITLQAVN; encoded by the coding sequence ATGTGTGCACGAGTAGGACTTTCCCTCTTGCTCTGGTCCAGCGTTCCCACAGGAAGTGTTGTTGTAACTGAGTTGGGTAAGCCGCTTGGTTCCGCATACGACGGACCTGAAGCACGCCCACGGCCGGTGACGCCAGCCCCGGCGGAGTTGAGCCCCGACGAACGATCGACAATGGCGGTGTTCGAGCGGGCGACGAAGTCCGTAGTGTTCATCGCGAATACCGCCGTTCGGCGCGATCCGTGGTCATTCGATTTGTTCGAAGTCCCTCAAGGGTCCGGTTCAGGTTTTATCTGGACCAAGCAGGGTCATCTCGTCACCAATTTTCACGTGGTCTATGGGGCCACGTCGATTACCGTCACGCTGGCCGATCGAACGGAGCAGAAGGCCAAAATCGTTGGTGTGGACCCAGATCATGATCTGGCCGTGCTCCAGATTCAAGCGGCGGAAGAGTCGTTGTCACCTGTGGCAATAGGAACGTCGCACGATCTTCGTGTCGGACAAAAGGTATTGGCCATTGGAAACCCGTTCGGGCTTGACCATACGCTGACGACCGGCGTGGTGAGTGCCTTGGGTCGAACGATCAAATCTCTCTCGAATCGAACGATTGAGGGGGTAATTCAGACGGACGCGGCGATTAATCCCGGCAATTCCGGCGGGCCCCTGCTTGATAGTGCTGGCCGGCTGATCGGGGTCAATACACAGATCGTCAGTCCAAGCGGGGCTTTTGCAGGAATCGGATTTGCTGTACCAGTCGATACCGTCAATCGGATCGTACCGGAGCTGATCAAATATGGGAAGCTGATCCGTCCAGGGTTGGGAGTCTCCCTCGTCCCCGATGCGATCGCCAGACGATGGGGAATCAAAGGTGTCGTCATCGGGAAGGTTGTGCGTGGGAGCGCTGCGGAGCGAGCCGGGCTCCGCGGGGCACGCGAAACGGTCACTGGCCGCGTCGAACTGGGTGATATCATCGTCGGGGTCGATGGCAAACCGATTGAGACCATCGAAGATATGCTTGATCTTTTGGAACAACGCAAAGTCGGCGATCAAGTTACGGTTGAGATCGTTCGTGCGAATCGTCGGCAGCACATGTCGATCACACTGCAAGCTGTCAATTAA
- a CDS encoding alpha/beta fold hydrolase — protein sequence MGASVSFQPPLILRNTHAMTLVSRYWPRGLLLKGVPQEDRLFTVEPGTQLLGVCHWQPNRQTAATVILVHGLEGCSDSHYMHGIAAKAYRAGLNVIRMNQRTCGGTEHLTPTLYNSGLSGDYRSIVRELATVAGLDRIWLIGYSMGGNLVLKAAGELGSSEPSLKGVAAVCPNIDPTQAVDALEHPSNWMYHNHFLTRLKARLRRKATLIPGKWDLRGLARLRLIREFDDRYTAPDGGYRSGADYYDRAGSRHVLGSIAVPTLIITSQDDPFIPYSMFALRAIAQNSSITLVAPRYGGHCGFFQWKRNGEDSYWAENRVVEFVTRGI from the coding sequence ATGGGTGCCAGCGTTTCATTCCAACCACCACTGATTCTCCGCAATACCCATGCCATGACACTCGTCTCACGTTATTGGCCAAGGGGCCTGCTGTTGAAGGGTGTTCCTCAGGAAGATCGACTGTTCACTGTCGAGCCAGGCACCCAACTCCTGGGTGTCTGCCACTGGCAACCAAATCGACAAACTGCTGCGACTGTAATCCTGGTACATGGCCTCGAGGGTTGCAGCGATTCGCATTACATGCACGGCATCGCCGCCAAGGCATATCGAGCAGGACTCAATGTAATTCGCATGAACCAGCGGACCTGCGGCGGGACGGAACACCTGACACCGACGTTGTATAACAGTGGCCTCAGCGGAGACTACCGATCAATCGTCCGCGAGCTCGCAACCGTCGCCGGTCTCGACCGCATCTGGTTGATCGGTTATTCAATGGGAGGGAATCTCGTGCTTAAAGCAGCAGGAGAACTCGGCTCATCAGAACCCAGCCTCAAAGGTGTGGCTGCGGTCTGTCCCAACATCGATCCGACGCAGGCCGTTGATGCCTTGGAGCATCCGAGCAATTGGATGTACCACAACCATTTTTTAACCAGACTGAAGGCTCGCCTCCGTCGGAAAGCGACGCTGATACCAGGCAAGTGGGATCTCCGGGGACTTGCCCGTCTTCGGTTGATTCGCGAGTTCGATGATCGGTATACCGCGCCGGACGGTGGCTATCGTAGCGGAGCCGATTATTATGACCGAGCTGGCTCTCGTCACGTGCTTGGGTCAATAGCCGTACCGACGTTGATCATCACATCCCAGGATGATCCATTCATTCCCTATTCTATGTTCGCTCTGCGAGCCATCGCACAAAATTCGTCGATCACGCTCGTGGCGCCTCGTTACGGAGGTCACTGCGGGTTTTTCCAGTGGAAACGAAACGGTGAAGATTCCTATTGGGCTGAGAATCGAGTCGTAGAGTTTGTCACGAGAGGCATCTGA
- a CDS encoding TonB family protein produces MTASSDKKLQIQAWGISVATHSVVVGMAVVFMAQIQPIPMKDVFQWEVSLVEPVQQEATAEPEKPVPSSPASKPQAEATAKAAPVSQVMTRQVETVEKPAVVQRAVQQVVETAKLIEQTVKPIEQTIAAQRPEPVTSEQSVIKQTQPQERAAEGSLPAVTTQAPVVTTSAQSVIAQAPVVASIPANETATVMTPAIRTQSEVTPWQTIGDSSPTVAGAEAPKVQEQQIASVTAPSASAVVAQAPVQVAKAVPQTSDVRTDYRWIGESLWRRVAELKRYPNSARLHGLEGRVVLKVVIRADGHLAGVSVITSSGHAVLDDAAVEAVKLACPLHMKHELGKPQIVVSLPIVFSLAN; encoded by the coding sequence GTGACGGCAAGTTCCGACAAAAAACTCCAGATTCAGGCCTGGGGCATCTCTGTCGCGACTCATTCAGTTGTAGTCGGCATGGCTGTGGTATTCATGGCTCAGATCCAGCCCATCCCCATGAAGGACGTGTTCCAGTGGGAAGTGTCACTGGTGGAACCTGTCCAGCAAGAGGCGACGGCGGAACCGGAAAAACCAGTCCCTTCTTCTCCGGCGTCGAAGCCTCAAGCGGAAGCAACTGCGAAGGCTGCGCCAGTTTCTCAAGTCATGACGCGTCAGGTTGAGACGGTAGAGAAGCCGGCCGTCGTTCAGCGAGCGGTTCAACAAGTCGTCGAAACGGCGAAACTCATCGAGCAGACAGTTAAACCCATTGAACAGACGATTGCCGCACAGAGGCCAGAACCGGTGACGTCCGAGCAATCGGTGATAAAGCAGACGCAGCCTCAGGAACGAGCTGCCGAGGGAAGCCTGCCGGCAGTGACCACCCAAGCGCCGGTCGTTACAACGTCTGCTCAATCAGTCATTGCACAAGCTCCGGTTGTGGCGAGCATCCCCGCCAATGAAACTGCGACAGTTATGACGCCTGCCATCCGGACGCAATCTGAAGTGACGCCTTGGCAGACTATTGGGGATTCGTCTCCAACCGTTGCGGGTGCGGAGGCTCCTAAAGTGCAGGAGCAACAGATCGCGTCGGTAACCGCGCCATCAGCGAGTGCGGTGGTAGCACAAGCTCCAGTGCAAGTCGCTAAGGCCGTACCGCAGACCTCCGATGTGCGAACCGATTATCGTTGGATTGGGGAGTCGCTCTGGCGCCGGGTCGCGGAATTGAAACGCTACCCGAATTCTGCTCGCTTACACGGCCTGGAGGGGCGGGTAGTCTTGAAGGTAGTCATTCGCGCGGATGGGCATCTGGCCGGGGTTAGTGTGATCACAAGTTCAGGGCACGCGGTCCTCGACGATGCGGCGGTGGAGGCGGTGAAACTGGCCTGCCCGCTGCATATGAAACATGAGTTAGGGAAACCACAGATCGTCGTGAGTCTTCCGATTGTGTTCAGCTTGGCGAACTAG
- a CDS encoding integrase core domain-containing protein, protein MSWAKASVCATSVGNSAPSSSWERSCRTGELFDMLHEAHVLEDRWRRHYNAQRPHRALGYRPPTPDTSSPQPVYRPVAQRVA, encoded by the coding sequence TTGAGCTGGGCAAAGGCCTCGGTATGCGCGACGTCCGTCGGAAACTCCGCACCATCCAGCAGTTGGGAGAGGAGTTGCCGAACAGGGGAACTCTTCGATATGCTACACGAGGCGCACGTCCTCGAGGATCGTTGGCGGCGTCATTACAACGCGCAGCGTCCGCATAGGGCCCTTGGGTATCGACCACCAACTCCTGACACTAGCTCACCCCAGCCGGTGTATAGACCAGTAGCTCAGAGGGTGGCCTAA
- a CDS encoding TlpA disulfide reductase family protein, which translates to MCDGYAGFAMSHRLPWQRIIIASGVCLTMYAATLAAEDDFTRLKVSRAGEGTPVPAFELTTINGKTVELTSLRGKVIVLNFWATWCGPCKEEMPALDRLSRRFDPADVAVLTITAEHEDTRIKQFMNQLNSSLPVLLDTQRDVATALMVRGLPTTIFVAKNGTVVGRAVGPREWDGADAVSFIERLRDGAR; encoded by the coding sequence ATGTGCGACGGGTATGCCGGTTTCGCCATGAGTCATCGTCTGCCCTGGCAACGCATCATCATCGCTTCGGGAGTGTGTCTCACAATGTATGCCGCAACGCTGGCGGCAGAGGACGATTTTACCCGCCTCAAAGTAAGCCGTGCGGGCGAAGGGACGCCCGTTCCGGCCTTTGAGCTCACGACGATAAACGGAAAGACCGTTGAGTTAACGTCGTTGCGTGGAAAGGTCATAGTGCTGAATTTCTGGGCGACCTGGTGCGGGCCCTGCAAAGAGGAGATGCCAGCGTTGGATCGATTAAGTCGGCGATTCGACCCGGCCGATGTAGCCGTTTTGACGATCACTGCGGAACATGAAGACACCCGCATCAAACAATTTATGAACCAATTGAATTCATCGCTGCCGGTATTGTTGGATACGCAGCGGGACGTTGCCACCGCCCTCATGGTCCGGGGGTTACCAACCACCATTTTTGTTGCAAAAAACGGAACAGTCGTTGGCCGCGCCGTTGGCCCACGAGAATGGGACGGGGCCGACGCAGTCAGCTTCATTGAGCGTCTTCGTGATGGAGCTCGCTAA
- a CDS encoding sialidase family protein, whose product MTRFRFPGTVLTSVLAILLAAESLMAEPALTLPSLPLGPTKTVVEGTYQLSPPALQFDQTGHLHLAWFDQQGETRALRTVQLTAEKSVSATPTQVNPPSSEPDSLHQAPGLTIGPHQEVFITWARADKHPAAEFAADVMLSVSHDRGATFEPPRLVNDDGAPINHSFESLHAGADGIVSITWLDNRNKEKSGAGIHFARSRDGGQTIEKNRTMDGMACPCCRPMVTAAPDSSLWVAWRKTFAGNVRDIVVAHSTDAGQTFSAPTLVHKDGWVFPACPHRGPSIGFDRTGRVYIAWYTEGADEQPRLFVATSDDGGKTFSTPVSLHTSTTSVPDQLRMAVHPDGVVIAVWEEITGVRKRTVMRISLDRGRSFGPLQTLSDGAKAEYPTVAIHADGSVAISWTEHAWPNNRIVLRSGNLSPLLP is encoded by the coding sequence ATGACGCGTTTTAGGTTTCCTGGGACTGTCCTCACTAGTGTGCTCGCCATCCTCCTAGCCGCTGAATCGCTCATGGCCGAGCCGGCTCTGACTCTTCCCTCGCTCCCACTTGGACCGACAAAAACTGTGGTCGAAGGCACGTACCAGCTTTCTCCGCCTGCATTACAGTTCGATCAGACCGGTCATCTTCACCTGGCTTGGTTTGATCAGCAAGGAGAGACACGGGCACTTCGCACCGTTCAACTCACGGCTGAGAAGTCCGTTTCGGCCACGCCTACGCAAGTCAATCCGCCCAGTAGCGAGCCAGATAGCTTGCATCAGGCGCCGGGACTGACGATCGGCCCCCATCAGGAGGTGTTCATCACGTGGGCTCGGGCCGACAAGCACCCGGCAGCGGAATTTGCAGCGGATGTGATGTTATCCGTGTCACACGACCGAGGGGCGACGTTCGAGCCACCGCGTCTCGTGAATGATGACGGAGCTCCGATCAATCACAGCTTTGAATCACTTCACGCCGGTGCTGACGGTATTGTATCCATCACGTGGCTGGACAATCGTAATAAGGAGAAGAGTGGAGCCGGAATACATTTCGCACGTTCGCGCGACGGCGGGCAGACCATTGAAAAGAACCGAACCATGGACGGCATGGCGTGCCCATGCTGCCGTCCCATGGTGACCGCCGCGCCTGATAGCAGTCTCTGGGTCGCCTGGCGTAAAACCTTCGCGGGTAATGTTCGGGATATCGTGGTGGCACACTCGACAGATGCTGGACAGACCTTTTCTGCGCCAACGCTCGTCCACAAAGACGGGTGGGTCTTTCCGGCCTGTCCTCACCGAGGCCCATCAATCGGATTTGACCGAACCGGACGGGTGTACATCGCCTGGTATACCGAGGGCGCCGACGAGCAGCCGCGGCTCTTTGTGGCCACCTCGGATGATGGCGGCAAGACTTTTTCCACGCCTGTCTCGCTCCACACCTCCACGACGTCCGTCCCTGATCAGCTTCGGATGGCCGTGCATCCCGACGGAGTAGTGATCGCTGTCTGGGAGGAAATCACGGGTGTCCGTAAACGGACCGTGATGCGCATCTCCCTTGACCGCGGCCGAAGCTTTGGGCCGCTCCAAACCTTGAGCGACGGCGCGAAAGCAGAATATCCCACCGTCGCGATCCATGCCGACGGATCTGTAGCGATCAGTTGGACGGAGCATGCTTGGCCAAACAATCGGATCGTCCTTCGCTCCGGCAATCTTTCACCACTCCTGCCATGA
- a CDS encoding efflux RND transporter periplasmic adaptor subunit, protein MLQAIDVRRWYGCEPQGSGSVPLLKPWQPPKEPQPTPTEGRTVGTADLTALRIPRETGDSSRKNTKSSRLKWFTVIGLVGLGLVSWIFSNYLARPLTVSTARVTVLSAGSAVSGVSATGYVVAQRQASVASKATGRLEYLGVIVGDRVKEGQVIARLQRTDVDAALRQAHAKLELAHASLNSAKPELRDAKLQHERLQRLLPLGFVTQADVDIATARVHRAEAAVSSAEAAIKSAIAEQQAAEINVENTNIRAPFDGTVLKKFTEVGEVVAPLSASTVSRAAIVLLADMQSLMVEAEVSESVIGRIHSGQAADIALDAVPNRRYRGEVFQVVPTADRSKATVLSKVRFLEIDDRVFPEASAKVIFSDDSSSVISNTDSLAVPMQAIVSRDGHQVVWRVTDDVLSVVPVETGPTVDNMVLIRGKLTMNETVVLNPPAGLTSGSRVKIASAP, encoded by the coding sequence GTGTTACAAGCAATAGACGTCCGACGATGGTATGGCTGTGAGCCGCAGGGATCTGGTTCCGTGCCTCTCTTAAAGCCGTGGCAGCCGCCAAAGGAACCTCAGCCTACGCCGACCGAAGGGCGTACGGTCGGGACTGCCGATTTGACCGCTCTACGAATTCCGCGCGAGACTGGGGACAGCTCCCGTAAAAATACAAAATCTTCTCGATTGAAATGGTTTACAGTGATCGGCCTTGTGGGTCTCGGGCTGGTTAGCTGGATATTTTCGAACTACTTAGCTCGCCCCCTCACCGTCTCGACCGCGCGTGTGACCGTGCTATCGGCTGGGTCGGCGGTATCTGGGGTTTCCGCAACCGGGTATGTAGTTGCCCAGCGGCAGGCCTCTGTTGCATCTAAGGCGACAGGACGTCTGGAATATCTGGGCGTGATCGTTGGCGATCGCGTGAAGGAAGGGCAAGTCATCGCCCGTCTTCAACGAACTGATGTGGATGCTGCCCTACGGCAGGCTCATGCCAAACTGGAGCTTGCACACGCCAGCCTCAACAGCGCCAAACCGGAACTCCGGGATGCGAAGTTACAGCATGAGCGACTCCAGCGCTTGCTCCCTCTGGGATTTGTCACACAAGCCGATGTGGACATTGCCACTGCCCGGGTGCATCGGGCCGAAGCAGCTGTATCGTCTGCCGAAGCGGCGATCAAATCGGCGATCGCTGAACAGCAAGCCGCCGAGATCAACGTAGAGAATACCAACATCAGGGCGCCATTTGATGGAACGGTCCTGAAGAAGTTTACTGAGGTGGGCGAGGTCGTCGCCCCCTTGTCAGCGTCGACGGTCTCGCGCGCCGCGATCGTCCTGCTCGCCGACATGCAGTCACTGATGGTGGAAGCCGAAGTGTCGGAATCGGTCATCGGCCGTATACACTCCGGTCAGGCTGCTGACATTGCATTGGATGCCGTCCCGAATCGACGATATCGTGGGGAAGTCTTCCAGGTGGTACCCACCGCGGACCGGTCAAAAGCCACGGTGCTGAGCAAAGTCCGATTCCTCGAGATCGATGACCGGGTATTTCCTGAAGCGAGCGCCAAGGTTATCTTCTCAGATGACTCTTCGTCCGTGATATCGAACACCGATAGCTTAGCTGTGCCAATGCAGGCCATTGTGTCCCGCGACGGTCACCAGGTTGTCTGGAGGGTTACTGATGATGTCCTTTCCGTGGTCCCCGTCGAGACCGGGCCGACGGTTGACAATATGGTCCTGATACGTGGAAAACTGACGATGAACGAGACGGTCGTGCTCAATCCGCCCGCTGGGTTGACGTCGGGATCGCGGGTCAAGATCGCCAGCGCACCGTAA
- a CDS encoding ABC transporter ATP-binding protein, with amino-acid sequence MSDALIELQHVTKSYYRDHQELRVLQDLSLAIPSNSFVAIMGPSGSGKSTLLNLIAGIDQPTGGTLTVAGTVLNTLRQSALAAWRVRHIGFVFQFYNLIPVLTAAENVELPLLLTPLPKKRRREHVQAVLALVGLTTHMHHYPRQLSGGQEQRVGVARAIVTDPTIILADEPTGNLDRESAEDILLLLTRLHREMNKTIIMVTHDPHAAERAEVVRRLDKGVLE; translated from the coding sequence ATGTCTGACGCACTCATTGAACTGCAGCACGTCACGAAGTCGTATTATCGGGATCACCAGGAGCTCAGAGTGCTGCAAGATCTCTCCTTGGCAATTCCTTCAAATAGTTTCGTTGCCATAATGGGGCCCTCAGGCTCAGGAAAAAGCACGCTGCTCAATCTAATAGCCGGAATTGACCAGCCGACTGGCGGCACGCTCACGGTCGCGGGGACAGTCCTCAACACCCTGCGCCAATCGGCTCTGGCGGCGTGGCGTGTACGCCATATCGGCTTCGTCTTTCAGTTCTATAATCTGATTCCCGTCTTGACCGCTGCCGAAAACGTCGAGCTTCCGCTGCTCCTCACCCCGCTGCCGAAAAAACGGCGGCGCGAGCACGTTCAGGCGGTGCTAGCCTTGGTCGGCTTAACGACACACATGCATCACTACCCACGGCAGCTCTCAGGCGGACAGGAACAACGAGTGGGCGTGGCGCGCGCCATCGTAACTGACCCAACAATCATTCTAGCCGATGAGCCGACTGGTAATTTGGACCGAGAGTCGGCGGAAGACATTCTCCTGCTGCTAACGCGGCTCCATCGTGAAATGAACAAGACGATCATCATGGTGACGCACGACCCCCATGCTGCAGAACGGGCTGAAGTTGTGCGACGACTGGACAAGGGCGTGTTGGAGTAA
- a CDS encoding FtsX-like permease family protein, translating into MTLGMLVVRYAFRRKIRLALTLGGIASVVLSFALLESTLDAWRSGIGAAMANRLITVHAISEPLHIPRAYREKIATIPGVVEISYANWFGGQYKDGRDYFTIYAVEPASYLAVYPEYLLTPTERDSFIRDRMGCIVGQKLAARFGWKVGDVIPLQGTLYPGDWNFVLHGIYRGAEPKTDETLMLMHWEAMNERRKVIDPERAGNVSWYVTKVADASLASNVAATIDSLFANSLAETRTATEEAFEMGLVDMSGGILTAMQIMAIVVNGITLLVLANVLIMGIRERTRDYAVMKTLGLRTVQLAPMIVGESLIIAALGAALGVGLTVAGLPLFGGWLQSIIFFPVFTVHLKTLSLTIIVTLLVAAVAAAGPAVRLIRMAPTDGLRHLG; encoded by the coding sequence ATGACGTTGGGCATGTTGGTCGTACGTTATGCCTTCCGCCGAAAGATCCGCCTCGCCTTGACCCTCGGTGGTATTGCAAGCGTGGTCCTCTCCTTTGCGCTCTTAGAAAGCACATTGGATGCGTGGCGCTCCGGAATCGGTGCAGCCATGGCGAACCGGCTCATCACAGTCCACGCCATTTCAGAACCGCTGCATATTCCTCGAGCCTACCGTGAAAAGATTGCGACGATTCCCGGTGTCGTCGAAATCTCGTACGCCAACTGGTTCGGAGGCCAGTACAAAGATGGACGGGATTATTTCACCATCTACGCAGTCGAGCCAGCCAGCTATCTCGCGGTCTACCCGGAATACTTGCTGACACCGACGGAACGTGACAGCTTCATTCGCGATCGGATGGGCTGCATTGTCGGACAAAAGCTCGCCGCCCGTTTCGGGTGGAAGGTGGGCGATGTCATCCCGTTGCAAGGCACGCTGTACCCCGGGGACTGGAACTTCGTGCTCCACGGAATTTATCGCGGCGCGGAGCCAAAGACGGATGAGACGTTGATGCTGATGCATTGGGAAGCCATGAACGAGCGGCGCAAGGTGATTGATCCGGAACGAGCCGGAAATGTCAGTTGGTACGTGACGAAAGTCGCGGATGCGTCCTTGGCTTCGAATGTCGCAGCCACCATTGACAGCCTCTTCGCCAATTCGCTTGCGGAAACGCGGACGGCGACGGAGGAGGCGTTCGAGATGGGCCTGGTCGATATGTCGGGCGGAATACTGACCGCGATGCAGATCATGGCGATTGTCGTCAACGGCATCACCCTGCTCGTTTTAGCCAATGTCCTCATCATGGGCATTCGCGAGCGCACACGCGATTACGCCGTCATGAAAACGCTCGGGCTTCGCACCGTTCAACTGGCGCCCATGATTGTGGGGGAATCGCTGATCATCGCGGCGCTTGGCGCCGCGCTCGGTGTAGGACTGACCGTGGCGGGGTTACCGCTGTTCGGCGGCTGGCTCCAGAGCATCATTTTTTTTCCCGTCTTTACCGTCCATCTCAAGACCCTTTCGCTGACGATCATCGTGACACTGCTCGTTGCCGCGGTTGCCGCGGCTGGACCCGCCGTCCGGCTCATCCGAATGGCGCCCACGGACGGACTGCGGCACCTAGGGTAA
- a CDS encoding ABC transporter permease, producing MTSALTLIGLSLVIFVLTAVLMLAHGLERTLASTGQADNALILRKGTTLEISSSVYRDQARIILTQPEIAVDARGMPLGTGEFVVLIAMRKLGGSVGNVMLRGTSPEAITLRPQVRLTQGRWWQPGTDEIVIGAQIAKEFPSARIGTSQRIGKRDWRIVGIFDAGRSGFDSEVWGDAEQFLPLFGRTAFTSVIAKVRDGPAFESLRQRLETDRRLLLQVKRERDYYNEKSARLAAFIRSVGLALTTIFSVGAILGATMTMSGAVASRVGEIGTLRALGFLRSHILFAFLSESVILGCCAGVLGVLTASLLQHITISVLNWSTFSELAFEFRLSPAIAGSGFLFAIVMSVCGSVLPAVRAARLGVIDALGARTL from the coding sequence ATGACGTCTGCCTTGACCCTGATTGGCCTCTCGCTGGTCATTTTTGTGTTGACCGCGGTCCTCATGTTGGCGCATGGTCTCGAACGGACACTCGCAAGCACGGGGCAGGCGGACAATGCCCTCATTCTGCGCAAGGGCACCACGCTTGAGATCTCCAGTTCCGTATATCGCGACCAGGCACGCATCATTCTGACACAGCCAGAAATTGCTGTGGACGCGCGAGGCATGCCGTTAGGCACGGGCGAATTCGTCGTGCTCATCGCTATGCGCAAACTCGGTGGCTCCGTGGGCAATGTGATGTTGCGCGGAACGTCTCCGGAAGCGATTACCCTAAGGCCGCAGGTGCGTTTAACGCAGGGACGATGGTGGCAGCCAGGGACCGACGAGATCGTCATCGGAGCACAGATTGCCAAAGAATTTCCATCGGCGCGCATCGGCACGTCGCAGCGCATTGGGAAGCGCGATTGGCGGATCGTCGGCATCTTCGACGCGGGCCGCAGCGGCTTCGATTCGGAAGTCTGGGGGGATGCCGAACAATTTCTTCCGCTCTTCGGACGAACGGCCTTTACCTCGGTCATCGCGAAGGTGCGTGATGGCCCCGCGTTCGAATCCTTGCGACAGCGTCTCGAAACAGACCGGCGCCTCTTGTTGCAAGTCAAACGAGAGCGCGACTATTACAATGAGAAATCCGCACGGCTAGCGGCCTTCATTCGCTCGGTCGGCTTGGCGCTGACCACGATCTTCAGCGTCGGAGCCATACTGGGCGCAACCATGACGATGTCCGGGGCGGTCGCGAGCCGGGTCGGGGAAATCGGAACTCTGCGCGCGCTGGGCTTTCTCCGTTCTCATATCCTGTTCGCGTTCTTATCGGAGTCGGTTATCCTGGGATGTTGCGCCGGGGTCCTCGGCGTCCTCACCGCCTCACTACTCCAGCATATCACCATTTCCGTTCTGAACTGGTCAACGTTTTCGGAATTGGCCTTTGAATTCCGCTTGTCTCCTGCGATCGCCGGGTCTGGATTTCTCTTTGCCATCGTTATGAGTGTATGCGGAAGCGTGCTCCCGGCCGTCCGAGCAGCGCGGCTCGGTGTGATAGACGCCTTAGGTGCGCGAACCCTATGA